gacattataaattatttatcaataaaatcttCACACTaatgataaaaatcaaatatttgttgTTTATCTTTATTGGCGTATCTTTCCTTTCTTGTCGTATAAATTTATCTgtaaaatttatacatttcttttttctatctctTACTACAGGATTTtggattttcaaaaatatatttttatattttagtatttagtTCTATTGTGATTAAGGTGTTGCAGTCGCTACAGTATAACTTGTGATATCATTGACATCAGTGGCGGATCCAAGATTTTAAATCAGTGggtgcaaattataaaaaataaattcagtgggttcaattatataaatataaataaaataaaatataaaaatataagattttatttacaaatttaataaattttaaaaaataaagggatgCAAGTGTACACCCTCAAAGTAATGTAGGTCCACCACCGGGTGAGATGTTTCGAAGCTCTACAATGATGATCAGATAATTAGAGCTATGATATATAGCGAGATTTTAGAATTCTCGTCACATAAGTTTAGAGGTCATCATGAATTCATGATCTTTTTTCCTAATTAAATCTTACAAATAGATAActtattttggtttgtgctgCATTCGTTGTTAGAGTTCAGAAAGTTTGTAGCAGTGTGTTTGAATTTCTAATGGGatgaatttgtttgtttttttaagtgaataaatatctaactgtaaaaaaaaagtgaacaagtaaaattgtaaaaataaatttatcgttAATATACTTTAAGTATCTTGTATATTTAATCACCTTTAAATTAAAGGTGGGTGTATTCTTACACTATTtggtttagaaaataaattaaagaaaaatattttaggttaaaatgtaaactatgagaaagtaaaaaaaaaaaatctaacttaATTGAATAAGctggataaattattataaactttcTCACattaaaattgtctttaattttcacaaataaaaattgattaaaaatatttttccttaaatAGACAATTAATTATACCCATATGttatttctttactttttagtatatttttgttcaaaaaagttaaaatcattAGTCTTCAAGCCATTGCAGCGTTTAATGACTTCGAATGGGGGGGAGATTGAGTGGGGTCAATCCATATATCTGCTTTTAAGAAGCAgaacaaatattgaaatttatttaaggcATGAATCTCTCAACATATGTTATTTAATACACATAACTTGAAGATGAACTTAATCTAATTATGCTATTAAAATAGAAACCTTTACAACCCCCACCAGCACCCCCAAAAGCACGATGGATATGCAACCGTTCCAAAGGTTCTTCTGAAAGCAACTTAAAGTacaagagtattttttttaatacattcatATCAGCTATCAGatactcataatttttttaaaaaagctttCTTACAAGTTACAATGCAGGTAAAActaaacaattattattttttaaataaactgaaCCAAATACATTCACTGTAACTTCTTTCACAAATAACTCAACTAAAACAAAGCTAGTTAAGCCCCAGACCAAAATAAAAGTGCCCCCCTGCAAGTACCCAGTTCCTTAGATAAAATAACACACCAACCGCAACTTTAAAAATGGCAAGGGGATAACTTACAAGTAaacaatattatcaaaataaacttcacatataatataaccatttgaaaagtGAGGGATGTATATAGTGTATATACACTGAACAGCGAATACAGCCACAGCTCTATGCAAAACCGAGGCAACAATCTCAATCCTCCCTCTCCAAAAAATTTGCattatgattaatatttatctcCTTATTATGATTAACATTTTGGGCTTACTATACTTTAATACCCCACAAACACAGCGGCCATCCTTATAAATTCCAACAGAGGaagaatagtttaaaattaagtcACTTGTGAGGTACAAATTACTCAATTTTAGATATAACGTCTCAATTGTGCTCATTAAGATAAAATCTTACTTGAAGGTTTCAACTTCCATGATTTTCCAAGATTTAGGGTTAGGGGATGCTATGTCACAAGATAAACTTCAAGGATCAATCGTAGAAATGACCTAAACTTCATGAGGTAATTTGTATTCTATTTTATGGATGGAAACACCAGtaaatcaaatctaaaaattCGTGAATGTATATGAACAGAAAATGCATTAGTAGTAACATCAATGTTCAATGCATACCACTTATCATTTTTTCCCCCCATTTATTCTGATTACCATATACACAAGTAACTAACCTGTAACTAATATCATCAACAATCAGATGAGGTTCAATCAACTGTACATTATAGGATTTACCAGAAATTGTCATCAACTGATGATGAGCCATAATCTTTTTCCACCTCCAGCTCCATCTCAGGCTCCACAGACCCAAATTCAGTCATTTCAATGTCTGCAAGATTCTTCAAATCAACCACTGAAAGCTCATCTAGGCGCCTGACAACCAAGTCTGCAGCCCCAAGCTCATATACAGGATGCTTGCTAGCAACAGCCACACACTTCATCCGCGCTTCATGTGCAGCCTCCACTGTTAGATTGGAGTTACCAAACACAATGCACCTCTCAGGTATGAAGTTCAAAAGCTGTGCAGCATACACAAACATTTCTGGATCAGGCTTTCCCCTATGAACATCCTCTGCTGCTACAATAACACTGAAAGTGTCCTCAATCCCAATCTCCCCTATAGCAGACTCAAGAGCCTTCCTAGGCCGCGTGGAAACCAATGCCATTGGTATCTTATAATGCATCAAAACACTAACAAACTCCTTGGATCCAGACAAGAACCTATATATCCCACCCTGCAAAGATTGGTAGATTTCTTCCTTTCTATTAGCCATTCTTCTCAACTGTGCCGGATCCCTAGACCAACACAGCACTTCTGAAATCGCCTGTTCATTCTTCATGCCCTCTATTCTCTTGAGGATAAAAGCAGGAGGAGAGGGTTTGCCTTCTTCCTGAGAGAGTGCCAGCCAAGCCTGCTTCTCTAAATCAGGGTTGTCTTCAATTAGAACACCCTCCCACTCAAATATAGCACCCAACCAACCACATCCCATCCTCTCATGACGGAGTAGTGGATTCCGAAGCGACGGTTTATCTGCCCTATTCGCAGGAGGCCACGAATCAGGCCTTTGATCAAATCCACGATCAATCTTGGTATCCCTGTTGGGCAATTTCTCTTCCCTATAAGCATGTGCTTCTCTTGTTAACTCCACAGCCAAGGCCTTAATTGA
This genomic interval from Glycine max cultivar Williams 82 chromosome 5, Glycine_max_v4.0, whole genome shotgun sequence contains the following:
- the LOC100798181 gene encoding 5-amino-6-(5-phospho-D-ribitylamino)uracil phosphatase, chloroplastic-like, with product MVESIAATSLLGHRPICGGNLTRDVSVKRKSLNTVRFPTTEFLGGGRIVVSLALPKSDKQDRFVFSSIKALAVELTREAHAYREEKLPNRDTKIDRGFDQRPDSWPPANRADKPSLRNPLLRHERMGCGWLGAIFEWEGVLIEDNPDLEKQAWLALSQEEGKPSPPAFILKRIEGMKNEQAISEVLCWSRDPAQLRRMANRKEEIYQSLQGGIYRFLSGSKEFVSVLMHYKIPMALVSTRPRKALESAIGEIGIEDTFSVIVAAEDVHRGKPDPEMFVYAAQLLNFIPERCIVFGNSNLTVEAAHEARMKCVAVASKHPVYELGAADLVVRRLDELSVVDLKNLADIEMTEFGSVEPEMELEVEKDYGSSSVDDNFW